The Bernardetia litoralis DSM 6794 genome includes a window with the following:
- a CDS encoding tetratricopeptide repeat protein, translated as MAVISSISAQTIIDNPIVAGTNSEYITISKIETSSDSTVFQMELTCYEGLEYTLHEKGSIHAFKMIVGEENYPLLRITAAEAGTIECKMMSVQYFHLVFDALPEGTEVLTIQEGDRSESDLFFDNILLSSLEEATEKAKAGDSKYQKFLAKHYEEQYDYESAQEYLNMYIDQVVKTEGTQSKGYLDALGSQIQLNLNVGNYVEAKELSLQTIEAVGLENPGVANILYTLGDVYQVLGKHEDAVENYIQYLRTMEKGNNLKSATYSMVNNLVMYSWASMKDTLDRQPLAVGVAINPLKIEEGTAQMRIYAVGATEYMVSDSEEFKGSKWSTYEPALMMEAKLKSTTKTLYVRFKDNKNRLSTPFVIKIEPQE; from the coding sequence ATGGCAGTAATTTCATCTATTTCTGCTCAAACAATAATTGATAATCCTATTGTAGCAGGAACAAATAGTGAATACATTACCATTTCTAAAATTGAAACTTCATCAGACAGTACCGTGTTTCAAATGGAACTAACCTGTTATGAAGGATTGGAATATACACTTCATGAAAAAGGCTCTATTCATGCTTTTAAAATGATAGTAGGAGAAGAAAATTATCCATTATTACGAATTACGGCAGCAGAAGCTGGTACTATTGAATGTAAGATGATGAGTGTACAGTATTTTCATTTAGTTTTTGATGCTTTACCAGAGGGGACAGAAGTACTTACTATTCAAGAAGGCGACCGTAGTGAATCTGATTTGTTTTTTGATAATATTTTGCTTTCAAGTTTGGAAGAGGCAACAGAAAAAGCAAAAGCTGGAGATTCAAAATATCAAAAATTCTTGGCGAAACACTATGAAGAACAGTATGATTATGAAAGCGCTCAAGAATATTTGAATATGTATATCGACCAAGTAGTAAAAACAGAAGGTACACAATCAAAAGGTTATTTAGATGCATTAGGAAGTCAGATTCAACTCAATCTAAATGTTGGTAATTATGTGGAAGCTAAAGAACTTTCTTTGCAAACGATTGAAGCAGTAGGCTTGGAAAACCCTGGGGTGGCAAATATTTTATATACATTAGGTGATGTATATCAAGTTTTGGGTAAGCACGAAGATGCCGTAGAAAATTATATTCAATATTTACGTACTATGGAAAAAGGCAATAATCTTAAAAGTGCGACTTACTCTATGGTAAATAACTTAGTGATGTACTCTTGGGCAAGCATGAAAGATACATTAGACCGTCAGCCTTTAGCTGTGGGAGTAGCTATAAACCCTTTAAAAATAGAAGAAGGAACTGCTCAGATGCGTATTTATGCCGTAGGTGCAACTGAATATATGGTGTCGGATAGTGAAGAGTTTAAAGGAAGTAAATGGAGTACGTATGAGCCAGCACTTATGATGGAAGCAAAACTAA
- a CDS encoding type III polyketide synthase — MSYITALNTANPSFTISQEQSADFSSHFMGKTKDEKRKIRILQRATGIKNRYTVLEDYTKKENFDFYPNSENLEPFPTTSQRMKVYEKWATKLGVEAARPIIEGREKEITHLITVSCTGMFAPGIDIELLENLGLNSSTQRTSINFMGCYASFNALKVADAFCKAYDAKVLIVGVELCTLHFQKQSDDDNLLANSIFADGAAAVLVEKTPRINTTNLFLKNFYCDLIPKGKQDMAWYIRDTGFEMRLSSYIADILGGEIEEILNKLMAGLNIDKNSDSISQWAVHPGGKKILETLAKKLSMDKSKLDAPFKIWEEYGNMSSVTVLFVLKELLHNKEKYQLKNNQLIPSLAFGPGLTIESALFELVEG; from the coding sequence ATGAGTTATATTACAGCCCTCAATACTGCCAATCCTTCTTTTACTATTTCTCAAGAACAAAGTGCTGATTTTTCGTCTCATTTTATGGGTAAAACCAAAGATGAAAAACGAAAAATTAGAATCTTACAACGTGCAACTGGAATAAAAAACCGTTATACAGTTCTTGAAGATTATACCAAAAAAGAAAACTTTGATTTCTATCCAAATTCTGAAAACTTAGAACCTTTTCCAACTACTTCACAACGCATGAAAGTATATGAAAAATGGGCAACAAAATTAGGTGTAGAAGCAGCAAGACCAATTATAGAAGGAAGAGAAAAAGAAATTACACATCTGATTACAGTTAGTTGTACAGGAATGTTTGCCCCTGGAATTGATATTGAACTTTTAGAAAACTTAGGTTTAAATTCTTCCACACAACGAACTTCAATCAATTTTATGGGCTGTTATGCTTCTTTCAATGCTCTCAAAGTAGCTGATGCTTTTTGTAAGGCTTATGATGCAAAAGTATTGATTGTTGGAGTCGAATTATGTACTCTTCATTTCCAAAAACAATCTGATGATGACAATCTTTTAGCAAATTCTATTTTTGCTGATGGTGCTGCTGCTGTTTTGGTAGAAAAAACTCCAAGAATCAATACAACAAATTTATTTTTAAAAAATTTTTATTGCGACCTTATTCCAAAAGGAAAACAAGATATGGCGTGGTATATTAGAGATACAGGTTTTGAGATGCGTCTTTCTTCATATATAGCTGACATTTTAGGAGGTGAAATTGAAGAAATTTTAAATAAATTAATGGCAGGATTAAATATAGATAAAAATTCAGATTCTATTTCTCAATGGGCTGTTCACCCTGGAGGAAAAAAAATATTAGAAACACTTGCGAAAAAACTTTCTATGGATAAATCAAAACTAGATGCTCCCTTCAAAATTTGGGAAGAATACGGAAATATGTCTTCTGTAACTGTCCTTTTTGTTTTAAAAGAACTTTTACACAATAAAGAAAAATACCAACTCAAGAATAATCAACTTATTCCTTCTCTTGCTTTTGGCCCTGGGCTAACTATCGAATCAGCTCTTTTTGAGTTAGTGGAAGGTTAA
- a CDS encoding tyrosine-type recombinase/integrase: MHLTEEELQMIVKLEVGEDLERVKDYFLFGCYTGRRYSEIDNLSYSNITTNERGIRVMTFFEEKKIDKGNVSLVLNDKAIADKYQFNPIKANGKSLLPKLTNQTLNKRVKILRQLAGVNQPTEKIQYIHGVPQRVVVSKFELITTHTARHTYATLSNERGMPVTVLQKELNHSRIGQTVSIWQVGQ; encoded by the coding sequence ATACATCTTACTGAAGAAGAACTCCAAATGATTGTAAAACTTGAAGTAGGAGAAGATTTAGAAAGAGTTAAAGATTATTTCTTATTTGGTTGTTATACAGGAAGGCGTTATTCTGAAATTGATAATTTATCATATAGTAATATAACTACTAATGAACGAGGTATTAGAGTAATGACTTTTTTTGAAGAAAAGAAAATTGATAAGGGGAATGTTTCTTTGGTTTTAAATGATAAAGCAATAGCTGATAAATATCAATTCAATCCTATAAAAGCAAACGGAAAATCTTTATTGCCTAAACTGACAAATCAAACTTTAAATAAAAGAGTCAAAATACTTAGGCAATTAGCTGGTGTTAATCAACCAACTGAAAAAATACAATATATTCATGGAGTACCTCAACGTGTAGTGGTATCAAAATTTGAATTAATAACCACTCACACAGCTCGTCACACCTATGCTACTTTAAGCAATGAAAGAGGAATGCCAGTTACTGTTTTGCAAAAAGAATTAAATCATTCACGAATTGGACAAACGGTTAGTATATGGCAAGTAGGGCAGTAG
- a CDS encoding Arm DNA-binding domain-containing protein yields MANANIYIMDKEPDKKGFCKLMFFFSFKGKRFKMSTGEKCLPIHFDKKKQRVNQKHPFRVEVNIILDNLCVSAMSHYKMSVAKGIIPSVQELKEAIKPKTKEENNLENQV; encoded by the coding sequence ATGGCAAATGCAAACATTTACATAATGGATAAAGAACCTGATAAAAAAGGTTTTTGCAAACTGATGTTTTTCTTTTCATTTAAAGGCAAGAGGTTCAAAATGTCCACAGGTGAAAAATGTCTTCCGATTCATTTTGACAAAAAAAAACAAAGGGTAAATCAAAAACACCCTTTTCGAGTAGAGGTAAACATCATTCTTGACAATTTATGTGTAAGTGCTATGTCTCATTATAAAATGAGTGTTGCTAAAGGAATTATTCCTTCTGTGCAAGAATTAAAAGAAGCGATAAAGCCTAAAACCAAAGAGGAGAATAATTTAGAAAATCAAGTATAG